The proteins below come from a single Cryptococcus neoformans var. neoformans JEC21 chromosome 14 sequence genomic window:
- a CDS encoding receptor, putative, which translates to MGGGAAVGGGFDALLTQNQDRGFRGLFKNRRALGLACFASLGGVLYGYNQGVFGQVQVMYSFKERYTATLTNTDTKGLLTAILELGAFLGALMAGPLSDKFSRKYSISAWCIVFMMGTAVQTGANYNIACIYAGRWFAGMGVGALSMLVPMFNAELAPPGIRGSLVALQQLAITFGIMISYWIGYGTNYIGGTGAGQSTAAWRVPLGIQLVPAIVLCIGSCFLPFSPRWLMLKGREEECLTNLAKLRNSTEDAPEIQYEFRALQAERLVEREAAKERYGQEDVNFRVTLAEYKRLFTTKPLLHRLMLGAGCQTLQQWTGMNAITYYAPTIFEQIGLSGAGAGGTISLLATGIIGIVKFVFTIPAVLFVDNFGRKPLLAWGEANMAISHAIIAAIVAVYGDKFDTHKSAGNAAVFFIYWISANFACTWGPLAWVVSSEVFPLDMRGKGMSVSSGANWIMNFTVAMITPHMIGSIGYKTYIVFMCFCIVGFFFSIFILPELKGLSLEEIDNVFNDDSGVEDRARRERIAAQIGLDKVADQIQHQEKVDDSEV; encoded by the exons atggGCGGTGGTGCTgctgttggtggaggcTTTGATGCTCTCCTCACTCAAAACCAGGATCGAGGCTTTCGAGGTCTCTTCAAGAACCGCCGAGCCCTTGGTCTGGCTTGTTTCGCCTCTCTCGGTGGTGTCCTCTATGGTTACAACCAG GGCGTTTTCGGTCAAGTCCAAGTCATGTACAGCTTTAAGGAGCGATACACCGCTACT TTGACAAACACCGACACCAAGGGTCTTTTGACTGCTATTCTCGAACTTGGTGCTTTCCTCGGTGCCCTTATGGCTGGTCCTTTATCTGACAAGTTTTCCCGAAAA TACTCCATTTCCGCTTGGTGTATCGTCTTTATGATGGGTACTGCTGTTCAAACTGGTGCCAACTACAATATCGCGTGCATTTACG CTGGTCGATGGTTCGCAGGTATGGGTGTTGGCGCTCTTTCTATGCTTGTTCCTATGTTCAATGCCGAGTTGGCACCTCCTGGTATTCGGGGTTCTTTGGTCGCTCTTCAACAACTGGCCATTACTTTCGGTATCATGATTTCTTACTGGATCGGTTACGGTACTAACT ACATTGGCGGTACTGGTGCTGGCCAGAGTACCGCCGCTTGGCGAGTTCCCCTCGGTATCCAGCTCGTTCCTGCTATTGTTCTTTGTATCGGTTCttgcttccttcccttctcccctcgATGGCTCATGCTTAAGG GTCGTGAGGAGGAATGTCTTACGAACTTGGCTAAGCTCCGAAACTCTACCGAGGATGCCCCCGAAATCCAGTACGAGTTCCGTGCCCTTCAGGCTGAGCGTCTTGTTGAGCGTGAGGCCGCCAAGGAGCGATACGGCCAGGAAGACGTCAACTTCCGAGTCACATTGGCCGAGTACAAGAGGTTGTTCACTACCAAgccccttcttcaccgacTGATGCTTGGTGCTGGTTGCCAGACTTTGCAACAATGGACTGGTATGAACGCCATCACCTATTACGCTCCTACCATCTTCGAGCAGATCGGTCTTAGTGGTGCCGGTGCTGGTGGTACTATCAGTCTTTTGGCCACTGGTATCATTGGTATCGTCAAATTTGTCTTCACTATCCCTGCCGTCCTTTTCGTCGACAAC TTCGGTCGAAAGCCTCTCCTTGCCTGGGGTGAAGCCAACATGGCCATCTCTCACGCTATCATTGCCGCTATAGTTGCCGTCTACGGTGACAAGTTCGATACCCACAAATCGGCTGGTAATGCCGCTGTTTTCTTC ATTTACTGGATATCTGCCAATTTCGCCTGCACCTGGGGTCCCTTGGCGTGGGTTGTATCCTCTGAAGTCTTCCCTCTCGACATGCGTGGTAAGGGTATGAGTGTCTCTTCCGGTGCCAATTGGATT ATGAACTTCACGGTCGCCATGATTACCCCTCACATGATCGGAAGCATTGGCTATAAGACCTACATCGTCTTCATGTGCTTCTGTATTGTCggcttctttttctccataTTCATCCTTCCCGAACTCAAGGGTCTCTCTCTCGAAGAGATCGACAACGTCTTCAACGACGATTCTGGTGTTGAGGACCGAGCACGACGAGAGCGTATTGCAGCCCAGATTGGTTTGGACAAGGTCGCCGACCAGATCCAGCATCAGGAAAAGGTCGATGATTCTGAAGTTTAA